The following coding sequences are from one Lolium rigidum isolate FL_2022 chromosome 6, APGP_CSIRO_Lrig_0.1, whole genome shotgun sequence window:
- the LOC124663243 gene encoding factor of DNA methylation 1-like, translating into MYTSDSEAPDGFHKERASGERNQSADSLFQQHTTGVGSAAYRQGRDNVTRQSKLTSMDPQHVQNRDDQFVWPWMGVLVNVPTEWKNGRHVGESGNRLKERLSCFCPQKVIPLWNYRGHTGNAIVEFGKDWIGFNSALAFENHFESEGYGKLDWKMRKHRGSEMFGWIARADDQKSPGPIGEYLQKNGDLKTISDVEDEETRKTDKLVANLAGEIELKRRHVEELKCKYNETTTTLDMMMEQKDQILREYTEEIHRMQQIARAHSQRIIDENQKRRSELESKMQDLDSRSKQLDELAARSVSDRRKLEHEKEKNGVKTNHLKMATLEQQRADENVLKLVEKHKLEKQAALDKIIKLEQQLDAKQKLELEIKQLQGKLEVMKHMPGEEESESKKKIDELSEELQDKYDEMDGMESLHRTLLIKEQKSNEELQDARKKLIYGLQNITTGRANIGIKRMGELNLKSFVVALKSKFSIEDAEVTAAILCSKWQAEIENLEWHPFRVVMVDGKKMELLSEDDEKLHALKEEYGEEVYALVTKALLELNEYNPSGRCAVPELWNYKEGRKATLKEVFQYVLRQWRAHKKR; encoded by the exons GTTTCACAAGGAAAGAGCTTCTGGGGAAAGAAATCAGAGTGCGGATAGCCTATTTCAGCAGCATACAACTGGAGTAGGTTCCGCAGCTTATCGGCAGGGGAGAGACAACGTGACCCGCCAGTCCAAGCTAACGTCTATGGATCCTCAGCATGTTCAGAATAGAGATGACCAGTTCGTCTGGCCCTGGATGGGTGTTCTGGTCAATGTACCTACTGAATGGAAAAATGGGCGCCATGTTGGAGAGAGTGGGAACCGGTTGAAGGAGAGGCTCTCGTGCTTTTGCCCTCAGAAGGTTATTCCTTTGTGGAATTATAGAGGCCACACAGGGAATGCTATTGTTGAATTTGGAAAAGACTGGATTGGCTTCAATAGCGCGCTTGCCTTTGAAAATCACTTTGAGTCAGAAGGATATGGCAAGCTGGATTGGAAGATGCGCAAGCATCGAGGATCAGAGATGTTTGGTTGGATTGCAAGAGCTGATGATCAGAAGTCTCCAGGGCCAATCGGAGAATATCTTCAAAAAAATGGTGACTTGAAAACTATCTCTGATGTTGAGGATGAAGAAACACGCAAAACCGACAAACTGGTAGCTAATCTAGCTGGCGAGATTGAGCTAAAGAGAAGGCACGTGGAAGAACTTAAATGCAAGTACAATGAGACGACCACCACACTTGACATGATgatggagcaaaaggatcagatcCTCCGTGAATACACTGAAG AAATACACAGGATGCAGCAAATTGCTCGTGCCCATTCACAGAGGATAATTGATGAGAATCAAAAGCGACGTTCAGAACTGGAATCCAAGATGCAGGACCTTGACTCAAGATCCAAGCAGCTCGACGAGTTAGCTGCCCGTAGTGTCTCTGATAGAAGGAAACTTGAGCACGAGAAGGAAAAG AACGGTGTTAAAACAAATCACCTGAAGATGGCAACACTGGAGCAACAGAGGGCTGATGAAAATGTGCTCAAGCTTGTGGAAAAACACAAG TTGGAGAAACAAGCCGCTCTAGATAAGATTATCAAGTTGGAGCAGCAACTGGATGCCAAGCAGAAGCTCGAGTTAGAAATAAAACAGCTTCAGGGTAAATTGGAAGTAATGAAGCATATGCCAGGTGAGGAAGAATCTGAATCAAAGAAGAAAATAGATGAGCTCAGTGAGGAGTTACAAGACAAGTATGATGAAATGGATGGAATGGAATCGCTCCACCGTACTCTGCTTATCAAGGAACAGAAGAGCAACGAGGAGCTGCAAGATGCTCGGAAGAAGCTGATATAT GGTTTGCAGAATATTACAACTGGCCGAGCAAATATTGGCATTAAAAGGATGGGCGAGCTTAATCTGAAATCATTTGTAGTCGCTCTCAAGAGTAAATTTTCAATAGAAGATGCAGAAGTTACTGCTGCCATACTTTGTTCAAAGTGGCAGGCTGAGATTGAAAACCTAGAATGGCACCCTTTTAGGGTTGTTATGGTTGATGGAAAAAAAATG GAACTTCTCTCTGAGGATGATGAGAAGCTTCATGCTCTGAAGGAAGAGTATGGTGAAGAAGTGTATGCTTTGGTAACGAAGGCGCTTCTTGAACTTAACGAGTACAACCCGAGTGGCCGCTGTGCTGTACCAGAGCTGTGGAATTACAAGGAGGGACGCAAAGCTACACTGAAAGAAGTCTTCCAGTACGTCCTGAGACAGTGGCGGGCGCATAAGAAGCGATGA
- the LOC124667899 gene encoding hydroquinone glucosyltransferase-like, protein MSATQPPHIVLLVSPGAGAGHLRPVAELARRLAADHGFTATIVTYTNHSSPTQYSSVLSSLPPSITTTALPEVPTDDLPNHARIETRLITVVRRTLPHLRELLRSLSDAPAGVAAFLADVFCPSALQVAAELGIPRYVVFTSNLMALASFLYLPEQDRTTTCEYRDLPEPVLLPGCVPLRGADLIEPIQDRGNPAYPLMVDLGRQYLLADGFIVNTFDGMEHEAISAFRELSDNGVYPPVYPVGPITRQCSEEDAQHGCLRWLDGHTAGSVLYVCFGSGGALSVEQTSELAAGLEASGQRFLWVVCFPSDKDCSAGYLDSPADNHGDDPLSYLPEGFVEMTSGRGIAVPLWAPQVEILNHPAVGGFLSHCGWNSTLESAAAGVPMAAWPLFAEQRMNAVMLEERAGMALRPKAREGDGVVPQEEVAAAVKELMTGEKGETARLKAREMRDAVAVALGPDGPARRALEAVASKWKSTDGTGE, encoded by the coding sequence ATGTCAGCGACGCAACCCCCGCATATCGTCCTGCTGGTGAGCCCCGGGGCAGGGGCCGGGCACCTCCGCCCGGTGGCCGAGCTTGCTAGGCGCCTCGCCGCGGACCACGGTTTCACTGCCACGATCGTCACCTACACCAACCACTCCTCGCCGACCCAGTACTCCTCCGTCCTgtcctccctcccgccgtccatcaccaccaccgcgcTACCCGAAGTGCCCACCGACGACCTTCCGAACCACGCGCGTATCGAGACCCGCCTCATCACCGTCGTCCGTCGCACCTTGCCTCACCTCCGCGAGCTACTGCGCTCCCTCAGCGACGCCCCCGCTGGCGTGGCGGCCTTCTTGGCGGACGTGTTCTGCCCGTCGGCCCTCCAGGTCGCCGCGGAGCTCGGCATCCCCCGCTACGTCGTCTTCACCTCCAACCTCATGGCGCTCGCGTCATTTCTCTACCTCCCGGAGCAAGACAGGACCACCACCTGCGAGTACCGGGACCTCCCGGAGCCCGTCCTCCTCCCGGGGTGCGTGCCGCTGCGCGGCGCCGATCTCATCGAGCCCATCCAAGACCGCGGCAACCCTGCATACCCGCTCATGGTGGATCTTGGGCGCCAATACCTCCTCGCCGATGGCTTCATCGTCAACACGTTCGACGGCATGGAGCACGAGGCCATTAGCGCGTTCCGGGAGCTATCCGACAACGGCGTCTACCCTCCGGTTTACCCAGTGGGTCCCATTACCCGGCAGTGCTCCGAGGAGGATGCCCAGCACGGCTGCTTACGCTGGCTGGACGGCCATACAGCCGGCTCTGTATTGTACGTGTGCTTCGGCAGCGGCGGGGCGCTGTCCGTGGAGCAAACCtcggagctggcagccgggctggaGGCCAGCGGGCAAAGGTTCCTGTGGGTAGTGTGTTTCCCCAGCGACAAGGACTGCAGCGCGGGCTATCTCGACTCGCCTGCCGACAACCACGGCGATGACCCCCTGAGCTACCTGCCGGAAGGATTCGTGGAGATGACGAGCGGCAGGGGGATCGCCGTGCCGCTGTGGGCGCCGCAGGTGGAGATCCTGAACCACCCCGCCGTGGGAGGGTTCCTGTcgcactgcgggtggaactccaCGCTCGAgagcgcggcggccggcgtgCCGATGGCGGCGTGGCCGCTGTTCGCGGAGCAGAGGATGAACGCTGTGATGCTGGAAGAGAGGGCCGGGATGGCGCTGCGGCCGAAGGCAAGGGAGGGCGACGGCGTGGTTCCacaggaggaggtggcggcggccgtgAAGGAGCTGATGACAGGGGAGAAGGGAGAGACGGCAAGGTTGAAGGCGAGAGAGATGCGGGACGCCGTGGCCGTGGCGTTGGGGCCGGATGGGCCAGCTCGCAGGGCGCTGGAGGCGGTGGCCAGCAAGTGGAAGAGCACAGATGGCACGGGCGAATGA